Below is a genomic region from Ferribacterium limneticum.
TGATCGGACCGTTGCCTTCGCCAGTAAGGATGTGCGGCGTGCCGTCGATGTCGATATTGAGGCGGATGCCCTGGGCGCTGCCGTGCTCGAAGAGGTGATGTTCGCGGTAGCGGATCGGGCTGGCTGCGTCGAGGTAGGTTTTGGCGAACATGGACCAGATGCCGTCAGCGCTCACTTCGCCGCCATGCGCGTCGGTGTGTTGCTGGACGACGCCCGAGAACTCGACCTGCAAGCGGCGCGGCATGATCACGCCGTGTTCGGTTTCCATGAGGTAGGCGATGCCGCCCTTGCCCGACTGGCTGTTCACCCGAATGACCGAGTCGTACGAACGGCCAACGTCGGCCGGGTCGATCGGGAGATAAGGCACCGCCCATTGCTCTTTCGCCTCTTGAGCAGAAAACCCCTTCTTGATGGCATCCTGGTGGGAGCCGGAGAAGGCCGTGAAAACGAGATCCCCGACGTATGGGTGGCGCGGATGGATCGGGAGCTGGGTGCAGTGTTCGACGGTGCGGGCGACGGCGTTGATATCCGAGAAATCGAGGCCGGGATGAACGCCTTGCGTGTACATGTTGAGGGCAAGCGTGACGAGGTCGACGTTGCCGGTCCGTTCGCCATTGCCGAAAAGACAGCCCTCGACGCGGTCGGCGCCGGCCATGAGGCCAAGTTCGGCGGCAGCAACAGCCGTGCCGCGGTCGTTGTGCGGATGGAGGCTGATGAGCACGCTGTCGCGGCGGGCGAGATTCTTGTGCATCCACTCGATCTGGTCAGCGTAGATGTTGGGCGTGGCAATCTCGACCGTAGTCGGGAGATTGAGGATGACCTTGCGCTCCGGCGTGGCGCCCCAGGCCGCGGTTACTGCATCGCAGACCTCGAGGGCGAAATCGAGTTCGGTGGCAGTGAAAAGCTCGGGGCTGTACTGGAGCGTGACCTTCGTTTCCGGCATTTCATCGGCGAGCTGGCGGATGAGCTTGACGGCATCGACGGCCATGGCGACGACTTCCGCCTTGCTCATGCCGAAGACGTTGTCGCGGAAGGTTTTGCAGGTGGC
It encodes:
- the leuA gene encoding 2-isopropylmalate synthase — translated: MIAQPASKYTAFPPVRIADRQWPNHIIEKPPIWMSTDLRDGNQALFEPMNAEKKMQMFKTLCAIGFKEIEIAFPSASETEFGFVRSLIDGGHIPEDVTIEVLTQAREHLIRRTFESIKGAKQAIVHVYNATCKTFRDNVFGMSKAEVVAMAVDAVKLIRQLADEMPETKVTLQYSPELFTATELDFALEVCDAVTAAWGATPERKVILNLPTTVEIATPNIYADQIEWMHKNLARRDSVLISLHPHNDRGTAVAAAELGLMAGADRVEGCLFGNGERTGNVDLVTLALNMYTQGVHPGLDFSDINAVARTVEHCTQLPIHPRHPYVGDLVFTAFSGSHQDAIKKGFSAQEAKEQWAVPYLPIDPADVGRSYDSVIRVNSQSGKGGIAYLMETEHGVIMPRRLQVEFSGVVQQHTDAHGGEVSADGIWSMFAKTYLDAASPIRYREHHLFEHGSAQGIRLNIDIDGTPHILTGEGNGPINAAVHALQSAGIDIQVRSYEERSMVPMGEDGNARACAFMEVAGKNSGECYGVGVDSNIVTASIKALLSGVNRLGAMQMRGEQPQAA